In a single window of the Equus quagga isolate Etosha38 chromosome 7, UCLA_HA_Equagga_1.0, whole genome shotgun sequence genome:
- the LOC124241476 gene encoding olfactory receptor 1361-like produces MGRDNQTGVTGFLLLGLSGQSEQEELLLGLFLWMYLVTIMGNFLIILAISCDSHLHTPMYFFLANLSCVDICFSSVTIPKMLVNHISGSKSISYVECMTQIYFFITFINMDGFLLSVMAYDRYTAICRPLHYTVIMRPKLCVLLVAASWVITNLHALLHTLLMVRLTFCSHNAVHHFFCDPYPILKLSCSDTFINDLMVFTVGGLMFLTPFTCIIVSYAYIFSNVLKLPSARGIRKALSTCGSHLTVVSLFYGAILGVYMRPSSSYSVQDTVATVIFTVVTPLVNPFIYSLRNRDMKGALRKLTVRFQN; encoded by the coding sequence ATGGGCAGAGACAACCAGACTGGAGTCACAGGCTTCCTTCTCCTGGGACTGTCTGGGCAGTCAGAGCAGGAAGAGCTTCTCTTGGGGCTCTTCTTGTGGATGTACCTGGTCACCATCATGGGGAACTTTCTCATCATCTTGGCCATCAGCTGTGACAGTCATCTCCATACACCAATGTACTTCTTCTTGGCCAACCTCTCCTGTGTTGACATCTGCTTTTCATCAGTCACAATCCCCAAGATGCTGGTGAATCACATCTCGGGAAGCAAGTCTATCTCATACGTGGAATGCATGACCCAGATCTACTTCTTCATCACTTTCATCAACATGGATGGGTTCCTCCTGAgcgtgatggcctatgaccgttACACTGCCATCTGTCGCCCACTCCACTACACCGTGATCATGAGGCCCAAACTCTGTGTCCTTCTGGTGGCTGCATCTTGGGTCATTACAAACCTGCATGCTCTCCTACACACTCTCCTCATGGTCCGACTCACGTTTTGTTCCCACAATGCTGTGcaccacttcttctgtgacccTTACCCCATTCTAAAGCTCTCTTGTTCTGATACTTTTATCAACGACCTGATGGTGTTCACTGTGGGTGGACTGATGTTTCTGACACCATTCACGTGTATCATCGTTTCATATGCTTACATCTTCTCTAATGTACTGAAGCTGCCCTCTGCCCGTGGAATAAGGAAAGCCCTGTCCACATGCGGATCCCACCTCACTGTGGTCTCCCTCTTCTATGGGGCCATCCTGGGGGTCTACATGCGCCCTTCATCCTCCTACTCAGTCCAGGACACGGTGGCCACTGTCATCTTCACCGTGGTGACTCCCCTGGTGAATCccttcatctacagcctgagaaaTCGTGACATGAAGGGAGCCCTAAGGAAACTAACTGTCAGATTccagaattag